The following coding sequences lie in one Arachis ipaensis cultivar K30076 chromosome B05, Araip1.1, whole genome shotgun sequence genomic window:
- the LOC107643261 gene encoding 2-hydroxyisoflavanone dehydratase, whose product MASKEIEKEIPTYITLYKDGTVDRPRQTPYAAPSLDGTPHVSSKDIIISQNPSISARLYLPKPLPQTHKLPILVYFHGGGFFFESAFSELYHNYFNTFVSRLPVLVVSVEYRLAPEHYLPAAYDDCFAALQWVASHSSNNTTEPWLIDYGDFSRIFIGGDSAGGNIVHNVAMRAGSEALEEGGNVNLLGAIYVHPYFYSSEAIGSESVSEHEKSLGYIVWDFVYPNAPGGINNPMVNPFAPGAPSLASLGCSKILVCLAGNDSIRDRGVWFFEGLNKSGWKGKSELFEEAGEDHVYHIFHPETEKAKKITDRMASFILD is encoded by the coding sequence ATGGCTTCGAAGGAGATTGAGAAGGAGATCCCAACATACATCACTCTGTACAAAGACGGAACAGTAGATCGGCCACGACAAACCCCATACGCGGCACCCTCTCTTGATGGAACTCCTCATGTCTCATCCAAAGACATAATCATCTCACAAAACCCATCCATCTCTGCGCGTCTCTACCTTCCAAAACCCCTTCCTCAAACCCACAAACTCCCAATCTTGGTCTACTTCCATGGCGGTGGCTTCTTCTTCGAATCCGCCTTCTCTGAACTCTACCACAACTACTTCAACACCTTCGTCTCTCGACTCCCCGTGCTAGTGGTTTCCGTCGAGTACAGACTCGCCCCGGAGCACTATCTCCCCGCCGCTTACGATGATTGCTTCGCCGCTCTTCAGTGGGTCGCTTCTCACTCCTCTAATAACACTACTGAGCCATGGCTGATCGATTACGGTGACTTCTCCAGAATCTTCATAGGCGGCGACAGTGCTGGTGGCAACATCGTGCATAACGTGGCCATGCGCGCTGGTTCTGAAGCTCTAGAAGAGGGTGGCAATGTGAATCTTCTAGGCGCTATTTATGTGCACCCTTACTTCTACAGTTCAGAGGCAATTGGATCTGAGTCTGTGAGCGAGCATGAAAAGAGTTTGGGTTATATTGTTTGGGATTTTGTTTACCCGAATGCGCCAGGTGGAATCAACAACCCTATGGTGAATCCCTTTGCTCCTGGGGCTCCCAGCTTGGCTAGCCTTGGGTGTTCTAAGATACTAGTGTGTCTCGCTGGCAATGATTCCATAAGGGACAGAGGGGTTTGGTTCTTTGAGGGTCTCAACAAGAGTGGGTGGAAAGGTAAATCGGAGCTCTTTGAAGAGGCAGGCGAGGACCATGTTTATCACATCTTCCATCCTGAAACTGAGAAAGCCAAGAAAATCACAGATCGCATGGCTTCTTTTATTTTAGATTGA